The DNA segment TGGTTACGTAAAACaggtggtttttatttttatatttacattgtacaTAGAACAATAACGATAGCTAAAGTTTGTTGATTTGCCGGGTATGCCTTGGATAGActgatgtaaattttaatattattataacgaatAGATATAGTAAtagaagtaaatttattttccaaaataactcTTCTTATAAGAATTATCAACGATGTCCACACTAGGCTATACCTGCATCGACatcaaaaatatagtttaaaaagaCAAATTTTGTATCTTACTTGTTGTCAGAAGCTACAGCCGTTATTATGGTTTTCAGAGTTTCCTTATCCATGTCATACGGGTTTACAATTTCACCTActccatattttatatattctccAATAAATGTCTTTCTAGACTTTACAAATGGTAAACCTATGATTGGTACTTCGTAAAAGAGAGCTTCTTCTAGCGACCGTTGACCACCGTGTGTTATAAATGCCTTTACATTTCGATgagctacaaaaaatatatatttattattttaaagatctAGGTATCTGTTACATATATACTTAGGTTTATAATCAGTCAACCACATAATAATTAcgtcatacaaaatttaataatagcaaTAGCAGTTACCAATTTAATAATAGTAGTGTTACataccatatttaaataatctaagTAAACAAAATTAGTTAACTAATTTATCAAGTCTTCTATTTTACCTAATATTTGTTGCTGTGGGAACCATGCTTGCGTAACAACATTATTTGACTTGTTGACCATAGTCGTATTACCGATTTTCCATAAAACGGTAAAAGGTAGCTCCTTAAAAGCATCAGTGCGAATATCTGCAGTATTCGCGGCGAAAGTTGTTCTGCATCTTGTATAGCTCCCACGCTAAAGTACACTACACCTTTTATTTGCGAGTCCAGGAAAGCTCGGAACATTCTAAAaggaataagaaataatttaaaatatttagtttctgTAACCCAATAAGaacttatgtaatataaaaacagacaTTATACCTGTGGCAAACTTATATCTGGTGTTATATGCATGCGGTCAACAAAAGTAATAGCCGGAACAACTGGTCTATTACCAATTAATAAAGGATTACTGGCAATAAATAGCAAATCTATATCATATTCTACTTGCTGTAAGTCTCTTTTCAGTCCAAAGATTTTCTTAGCCGCTAACTCGCTAAGCGGtaagtaattgttataaaattcattcttGGTCTGGATATGTCGATAAAATTCAATCACTTTTTGCCAGCGACTCAAGTTTCCATAATTAAGCGTATTAACGTCTGGATATAAAATCGGGTGAATTGGATTGCCCTTTGCTTCGTACTGGTGTATTTTTCCATTCGATGTGGTAATAGAAATGTGTGGTACCTTGTACTTATCTGCCACAGCGTATAGAAGTGGCACATCAGCTTCAGTTATAACCAGGTCAAATTTGATGTTAGGATTAATAAACAATGCAGTCATCTGCTTAGACTTCAACTGGGCAATGGCAATTTTAAGAGATAGTTCGTTCATAGCCCTTAATTGTGGGTAATAGTCATCAGTATTAGTTAACAATTTCTTGTACTCATCCCAAAAGGGTGCCGATTCTTGTCCTACATCAAGTTCCACGATATTTTCCGTATCCGGGTACATAAACTGACCTGGATAAGGTGTCATAACAACCAAGGAGTGGCCACTTTGCGCGAGCAACGAGACATATCCCCTGAACACCAAATGATCTGAATAAGATAAAGACGAAAACAATGCAAGTATCGACGCTCCGTCAACCACACAGCTTAAAGATATGAGTAAAAACACTAAACAAAATCTATTTGATCCCATAATGGAATCATACAAAAAGGCACCACTCTTTCGAGTCTACGCAAAACTGAGTTGAATTCATAAAAGAAAACGACGACAGGTACTTATAGCGTAACTGAGGATTAACAGCAGCTGGGTAAACTAtgcaaatgtaaataatgttaacgtgtaaaacaatattatgaacttatgaatatcatttttaaatctatatttgggataatcagataaaattattctatagaGTTTCGAATAAATACAGTAcctatatatctaaataaaacctTTCCAAAGTGGGAGGCGGTCTCTCCTAGACAGCGGTGAAAACAcgttaatgtaaattttgtcaATCAATTTCTATCCCTTGAGAACAGCACTTTTCTCGATGAAAGGTATCATATTGTATTCTATACCCCTGACAACGTAcgtattagtaaaattttatatcatcaaTTTGAGTAGTAAAGACGTGAAggcgtaataaataaaatcatttttataatagttattagcGTAGGTACTACTTGGTGAGCCCGCTAAATTCCTCTTCCTGCATTGAATAGAGGGGGCAGGcagaatcattttaattttagacaGCAGAGTGTTGTGACAAAGAATACTCTAGGAACCCCTAGGATAGATCAACCTTTTCAAACAATGTGGCGTAATAGTTAGATACTATACGAAGTTAGCTAAAAGTAAGTTTCAGCCAATATGCCCCGGCCCTAAATTACTGTGtagttattattcatttattatgtttgagtTAAGATTCTTAGATTAAGTGGAATGACCAACCAGATGCAGACATTCTAGTCTCGGTTTTGGTTCCAATACAGCTCCTATATACTTTTCAGCGCTACGTTTGATGCATACCccaacgatgaaggaaaacattgatGTAATATTGATCTTAAATCATGCTAGGAAAGATTATTAAATACAGGGTTATCATTACTACGAAggcaagtaataataatattcaaaaacattGGAAGAGAGACAGTTTATATCGGACTTCGCAATCACccaattacttaattaaaataatatctgccATCAGTATCGAGGGAGATATAAAGAGAACcctatttataattcataataaaaagttataaaaatataatgtatgtagtaCGTATAGGTATATTGATATATCAGCGAACCGATGTATGAACACAgttcataattatattctttatggATAACAACcatagttaccatggcaacgagTTCATGACGACATCGAATAGTCAAAGTTGACGAATCTGTAAAATGAtctggaatataaataaaatttatacattacgTTTTATTGAATATACTTAGTGATATTCtcgagtaaaaatattaaaaatacattgggCGAAGTTAATTAGCAATGGACAACGACGTCAGTAACTACACAGTCGAAGGGCGTATCGGAGAGGGTGCCCATGGCTTAGTATTTAAAGCGAGACATAACCTACAGGACGTGAAGTGGCACTTAAAAGATCCTTATAAAGAACTTGGAAGATGGCATTCCAGTAAATGTAATGAGGGAGATAAAGGCTCTGCAGTTGCTTCGTTGTAAATACGTAAGtttctaattatatattttataatgtgaataCTTAGGTTACTTCTACAGATCTTTACTTTAATAGGTGATTTCGTACGCATACCTGTAAAAGTCTAATATGAAAGTACATTCCCAGATAATTACTACTAGTtgcttcctataagtgaaataaaataagttagcATTcagaatattttcgttaaataaattaaatattttaacttaatacAGATAATCAAACTGTACAACATGTTTCCTCGAGGAATGAGCTTGGTGCTAGTGTTGGAGTACATGTCCTCAGGGTTGTGGGAAATGCTGCACCACAATCGGCAAGAACTCACCTTACCACGTGTAAAGACATACGCGCTCATGTTATTGAAGGACGCGGTACATGCATGCGCATACGTTATGCACAGGGTAAGCTCTGAACTCCCTTTTTACGGACCCAGCAGAGACTCCACGTCATTTGATAATGGAGTGGCATTCATATGAACATCGATTGTCGATATTTAATAAGGCTCTTGctggtcgacacaattatgtcggcctgttcaAAACTACCTACTTATTTTTGTAGTCTTCGTCCACATACATTTACTATTTCATGTAAAATGAATGGCAATTAATTTCATGGCGTAATACACGGTTCAAGATATTGCAGaaagttttaaaactttatgttggaggtgttataatttatgatttaataataaattaatcatccTACGTCTTTTTCCAATCTAACGCCGAGGTTGAATATTCCGTTTACataataggtacttacttaatgtagttattgtgtattttctttAAAGGACTTGAAACCTGCAAATCTATTGATAAATCACGAGGGGATATTAAAAATCGCTGATTTAGGCCTAGCAAGGCTTTATTGGCCAGAGGGTGGTAGACCGTATTCTCACCAAGTAGCTACACGGTACGGTATATTTCTAAAAGATCAATTACTAACTTCTCAGAAGTGTGTTTTATAACATCACAAATAATGCCTACTGCCCCAAAGctcattgatatatttaataataatatttggtactCTGCAGATGGTATCGAGCGCCCGAATTATTGTACGGAGCCAGATATTACACAGAAAAGGTAGACTTGTGGTCGGTTGGTTGTATCATAGCCGAAATGATCACTAAGCAGCCACTCTTTGCGGTTAGtatccaatattttaaaagaagaagATACTAAGGGCCGTAGATGGTTCGACGTGTCAAAATTGCTTAACAAAAATGGTATTTTCTTCATGACCAATAAGGTCGccgtctttgtttatataagctaatttatttaagtaataattaaatattctcgtaccttgacttatcataagtgcaactatgttcgcctacgtgatgaataaagcattttattttatttaaaaaaaaaagggcTGCCTGTAGTCGGTATTAGTTGACAGTCAAGTTATGGGCGAATTAATGTATAAGACAGTTGCCAAAGCGAGTGCattttgtttaccatttatttgagagcTAGATTATTTATTTGGTCTTGTATTATAAACGATATAACGTTTACTTAGACATCGTGAAACCAACCCTAAGGACAATAATTTATAGGGCGAATCGGATATCGAGCAGTTGGCTATAGTCCTGCAGCATCTCGGCACTCCAACAGAAGTAGACGTGGCTCAAACACACAGAGAGCTACCAGACTTCCATAAAATTACGTTCCCTGATTGACACCCACGCCTTGGCCAGAACTTCTGCCAGGCGTGGAAATGGACGCGGTCAATCTTGTCAAGTCATTCATTATGTACGATGCTGATGGAAGGATATCAGCAAAAGACGTGagttttttgtctttttttcttattttatacagGACATTTTGTG comes from the Manduca sexta isolate Smith_Timp_Sample1 chromosome 13, JHU_Msex_v1.0, whole genome shotgun sequence genome and includes:
- the LOC119189238 gene encoding UDP-glucosyltransferase 2-like, producing the protein MGSNRFCLVFLLISLSCVVDGASILALFSSLSYSDHLVFRGYVSLLAQSGHSLVVMTPYPGQFMYPDTENIVELDVGQESAPFWDEYKKLLTNTDDYYPQLRAMNELSLKIAIAQLKSKQMTALFINPNIKFDLVITEADVPLLYAVADKYKVPHISITTSNGKIHQYEAKGNPIHPILYPDVNTLNYGNLSRWQKVIEFYRHIQTKNEFYNNYLPLSELAAKKIFGLKRDLQQVEYDIDLLFIASNPLLIGNRPVVPAITFVDRMHITPDISLPQV